Proteins encoded within one genomic window of Flavobacterium sp. NG2:
- the sprA gene encoding cell surface protein SprA, with protein sequence MCRIYTFLLILFCGFVSLAQVNTVAQDTVKNGVSLGKVQMKNPKSILSAYTYDPISNRYLYNNTVDGFSISYPIILTPKEYEDLLMKESMRDYFKQKSDAVDGKKEGSEEAKKDLLPKYYVNSGFFETIFGGNTIDVKPTGSVEMDLGARYTKQDNPSFSPRNRSNLAFDFNQRISMSLMGKVGTRVNVNANYDTQSTFAFQNLLKLDYTPTEDDIIQKIEVGNVSMPLNSSLIRGAQSLFGVKAQLQFGKTTVTGVFSEQKSQTKSVVVQGGGTIQDFDVYALDYDNDRHFFLSQYFRNKYDASLKNYPFIDSRAQITRIEVWVTNKQNRVNSNANNLRNIIGIQDLGEGQLTGIPDSEVVVRDPSAGMFYNPIDTPADNTNNGYDPARIQAGSGLLNKSIREIATADLGFINYTAKEGQDYSKLENARKLSSNEFTYHPQLGYISLQQRLSNDEVLAVAYEYTIGEKVYQVGEFGNDGIESTVVTGTSSDQAVITQCLVLKMLKSNLTNVQNPIWNLMMKNIYQIPGAYQVKQEDFRFNILYTDPSPLNYITEAKDASGNIVPFPANPTVDNKVKENPLLKVFNLDKLNYNNDPQAGGDGFFDFMQGLTIDAQNGRIIFTTKEPFGELLFNKLKGTDASNYSDPNSYNANQKKYVFRSMYRSTQSGALQDSDKNKFLLRGKFKSTGSDGIPIGAFNVPQGSVVVTAGGRKLVEGVDYSVNYQLGRVQILDASLQASNTPINVSLENNSIFGQQTTRFMGVNVEHKISDKFVVGGTLLKMSERPFTQKSSYGQESINNTIFGFNTNFSTEVPFFTRLVNKLPNVDTDVPSNLSVRGEVAFLRPNASKIDSFDGESTIYVDDFEGSQSTIDMRSAYAWSLSSTPFINNDKDNTFFAQDNSLQYGFKRSKLAWYTIDPIFYTSKPAGISNNDLSLNKTRRVFSGELYPNTDIPLGQTQVVSTLDLTYFPKERGPYNNNANFAADPKGNFGGIMRAINSTNFEQGNVEYIQFWVQDPYVGKGEVSAANTGKLYFNLGEISEDILKDGRKQFENGLGPDQILVNPRPIWGDVPASQSLIYAFDSNQTNRTNQDVGLDGLPNSKEAEVYTNFASEPDPAADDYTFYLNTSGSVVERYKNYNGVQGNSAVDINDANRASTAVPDVEDVNRDNTMNTINAYYEYSIDMKKGMEVGDNYIADIRETTVTLPNGETTQARWIQFKIPVAQPKNIIGNISDFRSIRFMRMFMTGFEEEITLRFGSLDLVRGDWRRYTNTLDFKDTNVTDDNTELDVLTVNVQENDTRCPVNYIQPPGVQREQLYNNNTVINQNEQALSLRVSGSGLEPEDSRAVFKNVSIDMRQYKKLKMFLHAESLPMQTELKDGQMSAFIRFGNDFTDNFYQIEVPLKVTVPSGCSPLSAEVVWPAENEIDLALSLLTKLKIQSKGVAVSDLPLDGVYYQTESELGGANSNLVLGVKGNPNFGLVRTLMVGVKNNLELNPNLDEQNIKGEVWFNELRLADMDNTGGMAALLNVDTNFADFATVSATGKKSTAGFGAIEQGPNERSREDIQQYNIVTNINLGKLLPNKWGINLPFNYSVGEETITPIYDPFNADIKIKELLENTDSKAERDNIVNRAVDYTKRTSINFIGVRKQRSPEQKQHIYDPENFTLSQSYNKVERHDYEIEDYLDQQASTSVDYGYSFQSKPIEPFKKSKFMKKSSYWKMLSDFNFNYLPTNISFNTNIIRQYNRQEFRQVENVEGIGLDPLYRRNFAFNYQYGFNYNLTKSLKLGYSATSNNIVKNYLNDQDEPIEDFRIWDGYWDPGDAFNHTQQLVVNYELPINKIPLFSFVKSNYVYTGNYSWQRSSTFLSELEIDGSTYNLGNTIQNSRAHTLNSSFNMDMLYKYLGLIKKPAGKQLMKPKTIPKPGEKVVNTVAKPAAKENPFMDGLMGVLTSVKNIQLNYTDNSGTVLPGFTPGLGFFGSSKPTLGFIFGSQDDVRFEAAKNGWLTNYQDFNQNFTQVNNKSLKATANVDLFPDLKIDLNADRTFSKNYSEQYDVSSDGFYNSRSPYTYGMFSISTVLISTAFSASDENSSAAFDDFRNNRLVVANRLATEKGIDITNPANLDAEGFPIGFGKNNQAVLLPAFMAAYTGGDASSTSLGAFRNFPIPNWSVKYNGLMRYEMFKKNFKRFSLQHNYRASYTINQYRSNFKYDENPGGVDDNGNFFNKTLISNINLVEQFSPLIRVDFELRNAFKFLTEIKKDRALSMSFDNNLLTEVKGVEYIIGLGYRFKDVIFSSRLADNPTGIIKGDINMKADLSYRNNQTIVRYLNYDNNQLAGGQNIWSLKFTADYSFSKNLTAIFYYDHSFSKAVISTSFPLTNIRSGFTLRYNFGN encoded by the coding sequence ATGTGTAGAATTTATACTTTTTTACTGATTTTGTTTTGTGGTTTTGTATCCTTAGCTCAAGTCAATACAGTTGCTCAAGATACAGTAAAAAATGGAGTTTCTTTAGGGAAAGTTCAAATGAAAAATCCTAAAAGCATCCTTTCAGCCTATACTTATGATCCTATCTCTAATAGATATCTTTATAATAATACTGTTGATGGTTTTTCTATTAGTTATCCTATAATTTTAACGCCTAAGGAATACGAAGATTTATTGATGAAAGAGTCTATGAGAGATTATTTCAAACAAAAATCTGATGCTGTTGATGGTAAAAAAGAAGGTAGTGAAGAAGCTAAAAAAGATTTATTGCCTAAATATTATGTGAATTCTGGATTTTTCGAAACCATTTTTGGAGGAAATACAATCGACGTAAAACCTACTGGTTCAGTAGAAATGGATTTAGGGGCACGCTACACGAAACAGGATAATCCTTCGTTTTCACCACGAAACAGGTCTAACTTGGCCTTTGATTTCAATCAAAGAATAAGCATGAGTTTAATGGGGAAAGTAGGTACAAGAGTGAATGTGAATGCAAATTACGATACACAATCTACCTTTGCTTTTCAAAATCTATTAAAGCTTGATTATACACCAACCGAAGACGATATCATTCAAAAAATTGAAGTAGGTAACGTTAGTATGCCTTTGAATAGTTCGTTAATTCGTGGGGCTCAAAGTTTATTTGGTGTAAAAGCACAATTGCAATTTGGAAAAACAACTGTTACAGGGGTTTTTTCTGAACAAAAATCACAAACCAAAAGCGTTGTGGTTCAGGGTGGTGGAACGATTCAGGATTTTGATGTTTATGCTTTGGATTATGATAATGATAGGCACTTTTTCTTGTCACAATATTTTAGAAACAAGTATGATGCCTCACTTAAGAATTATCCTTTTATTGATAGCCGTGCTCAAATTACAAGGATTGAGGTTTGGGTTACCAATAAACAAAATCGTGTCAATTCAAATGCCAATAATTTAAGAAATATTATTGGAATTCAGGATTTAGGGGAAGGACAACTTACAGGTATTCCAGATAGTGAAGTTGTTGTGAGAGACCCTTCAGCAGGAATGTTTTATAACCCAATTGATACACCAGCAGATAATACAAATAATGGTTATGACCCTGCCCGTATACAAGCAGGTTCTGGTTTGTTAAATAAAAGTATTAGAGAAATTGCCACAGCCGATCTAGGTTTTATTAACTATACGGCTAAAGAAGGTCAGGATTATTCGAAATTAGAAAATGCTAGAAAATTAAGCTCAAATGAATTTACATATCACCCGCAGTTAGGGTATATCTCGTTGCAACAGCGTTTGTCAAATGATGAAGTTTTAGCGGTAGCTTATGAGTATACTATCGGTGAAAAAGTCTATCAAGTAGGGGAGTTTGGTAATGACGGAATTGAGTCTACAGTAGTTACTGGGACTTCTTCTGACCAAGCGGTTATTACACAATGTTTGGTTTTGAAAATGTTGAAAAGTAATTTAACCAATGTTCAAAATCCTATTTGGAACTTGATGATGAAAAATATTTATCAAATTCCAGGTGCTTATCAGGTAAAACAAGAAGATTTTAGATTTAATATCTTGTATACCGACCCTTCTCCTTTGAATTATATTACGGAAGCCAAAGATGCATCAGGGAATATTGTTCCTTTTCCAGCTAATCCAACGGTAGATAATAAGGTTAAAGAGAATCCATTATTGAAGGTGTTTAATTTAGATAAATTAAATTACAATAATGACCCACAAGCAGGGGGTGATGGTTTCTTTGATTTCATGCAAGGACTTACTATTGATGCTCAAAACGGAAGAATTATTTTTACGACTAAAGAACCTTTCGGGGAATTGCTTTTTAATAAGTTAAAAGGTACTGATGCTAGTAATTATAGTGATCCTAATTCTTATAATGCAAACCAAAAGAAATATGTTTTTAGAAGCATGTACCGTAGCACTCAATCGGGAGCATTGCAAGACAGCGATAAAAATAAATTTCTTTTGAGAGGAAAATTTAAATCGACTGGAAGCGACGGTATTCCTATTGGAGCTTTCAATGTGCCACAAGGTTCGGTAGTAGTTACTGCTGGTGGGCGTAAATTAGTGGAGGGGGTTGATTATAGCGTTAATTACCAATTGGGCCGCGTACAAATTTTAGATGCTTCCTTACAAGCTTCCAATACACCAATAAATGTGTCTTTGGAAAACAATTCGATTTTTGGACAACAAACAACTCGCTTTATGGGAGTTAATGTAGAGCACAAAATTTCGGATAAGTTTGTGGTGGGTGGTACTTTGTTGAAGATGTCTGAACGACCATTTACTCAAAAATCAAGTTACGGACAAGAATCCATAAACAATACCATTTTTGGATTTAATACTAATTTCTCAACTGAAGTTCCTTTCTTTACACGATTGGTGAATAAATTGCCAAACGTTGATACGGATGTTCCGTCCAATTTATCAGTTAGAGGTGAGGTAGCATTTTTACGTCCTAATGCTTCAAAAATTGACAGTTTTGATGGGGAATCAACAATTTATGTTGATGATTTTGAAGGTTCACAATCAACAATTGACATGCGTTCAGCTTATGCATGGAGTTTGTCATCTACACCGTTTATTAATAATGATAAGGATAATACCTTTTTTGCACAAGACAATTCGTTACAGTATGGTTTTAAAAGATCGAAATTAGCTTGGTACACTATTGACCCTATTTTCTATACGTCAAAACCAGCGGGTATCTCTAATAACGATTTGTCATTAAATAAAACAAGAAGGGTTTTTAGTGGTGAATTATATCCTAACACTGATATTCCTTTGGGACAAACTCAAGTTGTAAGCACCTTAGATTTGACATATTTCCCAAAAGAACGTGGACCGTATAATAATAATGCAAATTTTGCGGCAGACCCAAAAGGAAATTTTGGAGGGATTATGAGAGCAATAAACTCGACTAATTTTGAGCAAGGAAATGTAGAGTACATTCAGTTTTGGGTTCAAGATCCTTATGTTGGAAAAGGCGAAGTTTCGGCAGCAAATACAGGTAAACTGTATTTTAACTTAGGGGAAATTTCAGAAGATATTTTGAAAGATGGAAGAAAGCAATTTGAAAATGGACTTGGCCCTGATCAGATTTTGGTGAACCCAAGACCAATTTGGGGAGATGTTCCAGCTTCACAATCGTTGATTTATGCTTTTGATTCCAATCAAACCAATCGTACCAATCAGGATGTTGGTTTGGATGGATTGCCAAATAGTAAAGAGGCGGAAGTGTATACGAATTTTGCTTCTGAGCCTGACCCAGCAGCGGATGATTATACATTTTATTTGAATACAAGTGGAAGTGTTGTTGAAAGGTATAAAAATTATAATGGCGTACAGGGGAATTCGGCTGTAGATATTAATGATGCCAATAGAGCTTCGACTGCTGTTCCAGATGTTGAAGATGTCAATCGAGATAATACGATGAATACGATTAATGCGTATTATGAGTATAGTATCGATATGAAAAAGGGAATGGAAGTAGGAGATAATTATATTGCAGATATTAGAGAAACAACAGTTACTTTACCAAATGGAGAAACTACACAAGCAAGGTGGATTCAATTTAAAATACCTGTAGCTCAACCTAAAAATATTATTGGAAATATTTCTGACTTTAGATCAATTCGTTTCATGCGTATGTTTATGACTGGTTTTGAAGAGGAAATAACCTTGCGTTTTGGTTCTCTAGATTTAGTTAGAGGAGATTGGAGAAGATATACAAATACACTTGATTTTAAAGATACCAATGTTACAGATGACAATACAGAATTAGATGTGCTTACGGTAAATGTTCAAGAAAACGATACAAGATGTCCTGTGAATTATATTCAGCCTCCAGGTGTTCAAAGAGAGCAATTGTATAACAACAATACAGTTATCAATCAGAACGAGCAAGCCTTATCATTAAGGGTTTCTGGAAGTGGATTAGAACCTGAAGATTCAAGAGCTGTATTTAAGAACGTAAGTATTGATATGCGTCAGTATAAAAAACTGAAAATGTTTTTACACGCTGAAAGTTTGCCTATGCAAACGGAATTAAAAGATGGTCAAATGTCTGCTTTTATTCGTTTTGGTAATGATTTTACGGATAACTTTTATCAAATAGAAGTGCCTCTTAAAGTGACAGTTCCTTCTGGGTGTTCACCTTTGAGTGCAGAAGTAGTTTGGCCTGCTGAAAATGAAATTGATTTAGCTCTAAGTTTGTTGACTAAATTAAAAATACAATCAAAGGGGGTGGCTGTTTCTGATTTGCCATTGGATGGGGTTTATTATCAAACGGAATCAGAACTTGGTGGTGCTAATAGTAATTTGGTTTTAGGAGTAAAAGGAAATCCTAATTTTGGATTAGTGCGAACCTTGATGGTAGGGGTGAAAAATAATTTAGAGCTTAATCCAAATTTAGATGAGCAAAATATAAAAGGGGAAGTTTGGTTTAACGAGCTTCGTCTGGCTGATATGGATAATACTGGAGGTATGGCGGCCTTACTGAATGTAGATACCAATTTTGCAGATTTTGCTACTGTTTCAGCAACCGGGAAGAAAAGTACAGCAGGTTTTGGGGCTATTGAGCAAGGACCTAATGAAAGAAGTCGTGAAGATATCCAACAATATAATATTGTAACTAATATCAATCTTGGGAAGTTATTGCCAAATAAATGGGGGATAAATTTACCTTTTAATTATTCAGTAGGCGAGGAAACGATTACGCCTATTTATGATCCGTTTAATGCTGATATTAAGATTAAAGAATTACTGGAAAATACAGATAGTAAAGCTGAAAGAGATAATATTGTAAATAGAGCTGTAGATTATACCAAGCGTACAAGTATCAATTTTATTGGTGTTAGAAAGCAAAGAAGTCCTGAGCAAAAACAACATATTTATGACCCTGAAAACTTTACTTTATCTCAATCCTATAATAAAGTGGAGCGTCATGATTATGAAATTGAAGACTATTTAGATCAGCAAGCAAGTACATCTGTAGATTACGGGTATAGTTTTCAATCGAAACCCATAGAGCCTTTCAAGAAATCAAAATTCATGAAGAAAAGCAGCTATTGGAAAATGTTGAGTGATTTTAATTTTAATTATTTACCAACCAATATTTCTTTCAATACGAATATTATTAGACAGTACAACCGTCAAGAATTTAGACAAGTTGAGAACGTTGAAGGTATCGGACTCGATCCATTATACAGAAGAAATTTCGCATTTAATTATCAATATGGATTCAATTATAATTTGACTAAATCATTGAAATTAGGGTATAGTGCGACATCAAATAATATCGTTAAAAATTATTTGAACGATCAGGATGAGCCAATTGAAGATTTCAGAATTTGGGATGGTTATTGGGATCCAGGTGATGCATTCAATCATACACAGCAATTAGTGGTGAATTATGAATTGCCAATTAATAAAATTCCACTTTTTAGTTTTGTGAAATCAAACTATGTTTATACAGGGAATTATAGTTGGCAACGTTCTTCTACTTTCTTATCAGAATTAGAGATTGATGGAAGCACTTATAATTTAGGAAACACAATTCAAAATTCAAGAGCACATACCCTGAACAGTAGTTTCAATATGGATATGTTGTATAAGTATTTAGGACTGATTAAAAAACCAGCAGGTAAACAGTTGATGAAACCAAAAACAATCCCTAAACCTGGTGAGAAAGTTGTTAATACAGTTGCTAAACCTGCTGCAAAAGAAAATCCATTTATGGATGGATTAATGGGTGTTTTGACAAGTGTGAAAAATATTCAGTTGAATTACACGGATAATAGTGGTACTGTTTTGCCTGGATTTACGCCTGGATTAGGATTCTTTGGTTCTTCAAAACCAACTTTAGGATTCATTTTCGGTAGTCAAGATGATGTTCGATTTGAAGCGGCTAAGAATGGATGGTTGACGAATTACCAAGATTTCAATCAAAATTTCACTCAAGTCAATAATAAATCTTTAAAAGCTACTGCAAATGTTGATTTGTTCCCAGACTTAAAAATTGATTTGAATGCAGACCGTACTTTCTCAAAGAATTACTCTGAGCAATATGATGTGTCTTCGGATGGATTCTATAATTCTCGTTCACCGTATACCTATGGTATGTTCTCGATCTCAACTGTATTAATTTCAACGGCTTTTTCAGCAAGTGATGAAAATTCATCTGCAGCATTTGATGATTTTAGAAACAACAGACTTGTAGTAGCAAACCGTTTGGCTACAGAAAAAGGAATTGATATTACCAATCCAGCAAATCTTGATGCAGAAGGTTTTCCTATTGGTTTTGGAAAAAACAATCAGGCTGTTTTGCTTCCAGCATTCATGGCGGCTTATACAGGCGGTGATGCTTCAAGTACGTCGTTAGGTGCTTTTAGAAATTTCCCGATTCCAAACTGGTCTGTAAAGTATAACGGTTTGATGCGTTATGAAATGTTCAAAAAGAACTTTAAGCGTTTTTCATTGCAACATAACTATAGAGCATCTTACACGATTAATCAATATCGTTCTAACTTTAAGTATGATGAAAATCCTGGAGGAGTTGATGATAACGGAAATTTCTTTAATAAAACGTTAATCTCAAATATTAACTTGGTGGAGCAATTTAGTCCGCTTATTCGTGTTGATTTTGAATTAAGAAATGCGTTTAAATTCCTTACTGAGATTAAGAAAGATAGAGCGTTGTCAATGAGTTTTGATAATAATTTATTAACGGAAGTAAAAGGTGTTGAATATATTATTGGTTTAGGATATCGATTTAAAGATGTCATCTTTTCTTCTCGATTGGCTGATAATCCAACGGGAATTATAAAAGGAGATATCAATATGAAAGCTGATTTATCATATCGTAACAATCAAACAATTGTACGTTACTTGAATTATGATAACAATCAATTGGCGGGAGGACAAAATATTTGGTCATTGAAATTCACGGCTGATTATTCGTTTAGTAAAAATCTAACTGCCATTTTCTATTATGATCATTCATTTTCTAAAGCAG
- a CDS encoding NADP-dependent malic enzyme, protein MDKNSKRREALLYHAKPTPGKIQVVPTKKYATQRDLSLAYSPGVAEPCLEIAKDVDNVYKYTAKGNLVAVITNGTAVLGLGDIGPEASKPVMEGKGLLFKIFADIDVFDIEIDTKNVEEFIQTVKNIAPTFGGINLEDIKAPESFEIERRLVEELNIPVMHDDQHGTAIISAAALINALELADKKAEDVKVVVSGAGSAALACADLYRLLGVKMENIFMFNSKGLLTKDNSSLSELQQKYAKDMASISLEQALAGADVFIGLSSGDIMSAQMLLGMADNPIVFAMANPNPEIDYNLAIQTRKDIIMATGRSDHPNQVNNVLGFPYIFRGALDVRATKINEAMKMAAVKALATLAKESVPEQVNVAYGATKLVFGREYIIPKPFDPRLISIVAPAVARAAMDSGVAQHPITDWHKYEEELMERLGNDNKMLRMITNKAKMDPKRIVFAEAEHLDVLKAAQIVHEEAIAIPILLGNKEIIVELMQELGFDADVEIIDPKDRAEETRRKRFAVAHWESRKRRGISLYDSERLMRERNYFAAMMVNVGEADGLVAGHTRSYPTVVKPMLQLIGKAHRASIVATTNLMMTARGPMFLSDTAINIDPTAEELAKIAVMTAKTAKMFGVEPVIAMVSYSNFGSSVDPRATKIRDAVSYLHEHHPDLIVDGEIQSDFALNPEMLKEKFPFSKLAGKKVNTLIFPNLDSANITYKLLKELNKVESIGPIMMGMDKPVHIFQLGASVEEMVNMATIAVLDAQEKGKKKK, encoded by the coding sequence ATGGATAAAAATAGTAAAAGAAGAGAAGCGTTATTATATCATGCAAAACCTACACCAGGGAAAATTCAAGTAGTGCCTACAAAAAAGTATGCCACTCAAAGAGATTTATCGTTGGCTTATTCGCCCGGAGTGGCTGAACCTTGTTTGGAAATTGCAAAAGATGTTGATAACGTTTATAAATATACTGCCAAAGGAAACTTAGTTGCTGTAATTACCAATGGTACTGCGGTTTTAGGACTTGGGGATATAGGTCCCGAAGCTTCAAAACCTGTCATGGAAGGAAAGGGATTGTTGTTTAAAATCTTCGCCGATATAGATGTTTTTGATATTGAAATAGATACTAAAAATGTTGAAGAGTTTATACAAACCGTTAAGAATATTGCACCAACTTTTGGTGGAATTAATCTTGAAGATATTAAAGCGCCTGAATCTTTTGAGATTGAACGTAGGTTGGTTGAGGAATTGAATATTCCTGTAATGCATGATGATCAACACGGAACGGCGATTATATCTGCTGCTGCTTTGATAAATGCCTTGGAACTAGCTGATAAAAAAGCAGAAGATGTTAAGGTAGTGGTTTCTGGAGCTGGTTCGGCGGCTTTAGCTTGCGCCGATTTATATAGACTTTTAGGGGTAAAAATGGAAAACATTTTTATGTTTAACAGTAAAGGACTTTTAACTAAAGATAATTCGTCTTTATCTGAATTGCAGCAAAAGTATGCTAAAGATATGGCGTCTATCAGTCTTGAACAAGCACTAGCTGGAGCAGATGTGTTTATAGGGTTGTCATCTGGGGATATCATGTCGGCTCAAATGTTATTAGGAATGGCAGATAATCCAATTGTATTTGCAATGGCTAATCCTAATCCTGAGATAGATTATAATTTAGCGATTCAAACAAGAAAAGATATCATAATGGCTACTGGAAGATCTGATCATCCTAACCAGGTTAATAACGTTCTTGGATTTCCATATATTTTTAGAGGTGCCTTAGATGTACGTGCAACTAAGATTAACGAAGCTATGAAAATGGCTGCTGTTAAAGCATTGGCAACACTCGCAAAAGAATCTGTTCCTGAACAAGTAAACGTAGCTTATGGTGCTACAAAATTAGTATTCGGAAGAGAGTATATTATTCCTAAACCATTTGATCCAAGATTAATTTCTATTGTTGCGCCTGCAGTAGCAAGAGCGGCAATGGATTCAGGAGTAGCACAACACCCAATAACCGATTGGCATAAATATGAAGAGGAATTAATGGAGCGTTTGGGTAATGACAACAAAATGCTCCGAATGATTACCAATAAGGCAAAAATGGATCCAAAGCGTATCGTTTTTGCGGAAGCAGAGCATTTAGACGTCTTAAAAGCGGCACAAATAGTTCATGAAGAAGCAATTGCTATACCTATCTTACTTGGAAATAAAGAGATAATTGTTGAATTGATGCAAGAATTAGGTTTTGATGCAGATGTGGAAATTATTGATCCAAAGGATAGAGCGGAAGAAACAAGAAGAAAGCGTTTTGCAGTAGCACATTGGGAATCTAGAAAAAGAAGAGGGATTTCGTTATATGATTCTGAGCGATTAATGCGCGAAAGGAATTATTTTGCTGCTATGATGGTGAATGTTGGAGAAGCGGATGGTTTAGTTGCAGGACATACAAGAAGTTATCCTACTGTTGTTAAACCGATGTTGCAATTAATTGGTAAAGCACATAGAGCTTCAATTGTTGCTACAACAAATTTAATGATGACAGCAAGAGGGCCAATGTTTTTGTCTGATACTGCGATTAATATTGATCCAACAGCTGAAGAGTTAGCAAAGATTGCTGTAATGACAGCTAAAACGGCAAAGATGTTTGGCGTTGAACCTGTTATTGCGATGGTTTCTTATTCTAATTTTGGTTCTTCGGTGGATCCTAGAGCAACGAAAATAAGAGATGCAGTTTCCTATTTGCATGAACACCATCCAGATTTGATAGTTGATGGTGAAATTCAATCGGATTTTGCTTTAAATCCTGAAATGCTCAAGGAGAAATTCCCTTTTTCAAAATTAGCGGGTAAAAAAGTGAATACATTGATATTCCCTAATTTAGATTCTGCTAATATTACCTATAAGCTTTTAAAGGAATTGAATAAAGTTGAATCCATTGGTCCAATTATGATGGGGATGGACAAACCAGTTCATATTTTTCAATTAGGAGCAAGTGTCGAAGAGATGGTGAATATGGCAACTATAGCTGTATTAGACGCACAAGAAAAAGGAAAAAAGAAAAAGTAA
- a CDS encoding CBS domain-containing protein, translating to MTVNQILSIKGGEVFSIVSTISVYDALKVMGEKNVGALLVMDNNEIVGILSERDYARKIVLKDKTSKETLVKDIMGTGIITVKPTDDIDYCMGLMSGKRIRHLPVVDDNVVLGVVSIGDIVKAVIEMQKETIHHLDAYINGTQV from the coding sequence ATGACTGTAAATCAAATATTAAGCATTAAAGGAGGGGAAGTTTTTTCTATTGTTTCAACAATTTCAGTTTATGATGCATTGAAAGTGATGGGAGAGAAAAATGTGGGCGCACTGTTAGTTATGGATAATAATGAAATAGTGGGTATTTTATCAGAAAGAGACTATGCTAGGAAAATAGTTTTGAAAGATAAAACATCAAAAGAAACCCTAGTAAAAGATATTATGGGGACAGGTATAATTACTGTAAAGCCAACAGATGATATTGATTATTGTATGGGGTTAATGAGTGGTAAACGTATCCGACATTTACCTGTTGTAGACGACAATGTGGTGTTGGGGGTTGTTTCAATTGGTGATATTGTAAAAGCCGTTATCGAAATGCAAAAAGAAACCATACATCATTTAGATGCTTATATTAATGGTACACAAGTATAG
- the ruvA gene encoding Holliday junction branch migration protein RuvA, protein MIAHLQGKLVEKTPTDVVIDCGGVGYHINISLHTYSLLPNTDFIKLFTYLQIKEDAHTLFGFVEKSEREIFKLLLSVSGIGASIARTMLSSLEPKQIINAIASGDVMTIQSIKGIGAKTAQRAILDLKDKVIKLYDIDEVSMTQSNTNRDEALSALEVLGFVRKTSEKVIEKIVKEDPDASVETIIKKALKNL, encoded by the coding sequence ATGATAGCACATTTACAAGGGAAATTAGTTGAAAAAACGCCAACAGATGTAGTAATTGATTGTGGTGGCGTAGGATATCATATTAATATCTCACTACATACTTATTCTTTATTACCTAATACTGATTTTATAAAGCTATTCACTTATCTTCAAATAAAAGAAGATGCGCATACTTTGTTTGGGTTTGTTGAAAAATCAGAAAGAGAAATTTTTAAATTGTTGCTTTCTGTTTCTGGTATAGGAGCAAGTATTGCAAGAACGATGTTGTCTTCATTAGAACCAAAACAGATTATAAATGCTATAGCTTCGGGTGATGTTATGACAATTCAATCTATAAAGGGAATTGGAGCCAAAACGGCACAAAGAGCCATTTTAGATCTAAAAGATAAGGTTATAAAATTGTACGATATAGATGAAGTTTCGATGACTCAAAGCAATACAAATCGAGATGAAGCGTTATCTGCATTAGAAGTTTTAGGATTTGTTCGTAAAACATCTGAAAAAGTTATTGAAAAAATCGTAAAGGAAGATCCAGATGCATCAGTGGAGACGATAATTAAAAAAGCTTTAAAAAACTTATAG